The following are encoded in a window of Amaranthus tricolor cultivar Red isolate AtriRed21 chromosome 2, ASM2621246v1, whole genome shotgun sequence genomic DNA:
- the LOC130802369 gene encoding RNA demethylase ALKBH9B-like, with amino-acid sequence MVGISAGESMKSLPQNDWINLLKNLDTSQIADLFNGVCLDCQTSLKSRLISIANEKSVKRPNGVDSSSSFSSETSTLSSTVNNNQQHSDHERNPHNRESNHSRQEINADYIYPASVNSKPQLRDLFSNCESSTSYGNHEPSSTVANGTADEEWRRFSRIQRKKDFVHYDRVDGKRLNVVQGLELHTGVFNAQEQKKIVESVYKFQRMGQKGELMARTYSEPHKWMRGKGRVTIQFGCCYNYAADKDGNPPGIIRDEEVDPMPSIFKEMITRMVKWHVLPPTCVPNSCIVNIYDEGDCIPPHIDHHDFLRPFCTVSFLTECNILFGSNLKILSPGEFSGPVSIPLPVGSVLVLKGNGADVAKHCVPAVPAKRISVTFRKMDDSKIPYQFSPDPDLLNLKPLVRSTLPKAGMAHRNQHEEIKINGEANKSNKSELASKSNAKATVSHSFILETNDFPPLGAMKSRKY; translated from the exons ATGGTAGGGATCTCCGCCGGTGAATCAATGAAATCATTACCACAAAACGATTGGattaatttgttgaagaatTTGGATACCTCTCAGATTGCCGACCTCTTTAATGGGGTTTGCTTAGATTGTCAAACTTCTCTTAAATCCCGTCTTATCTCCATTGCTAAtg AGAAAAGTGTCAAAAGACCCAATGGAGTGGATTCATCAAGTTCTTTTTCTTCTGAGACGAGTACACTATCTTCTACTGTTAACAATAACCAACAACATAGTGATCATGAGAGAAATCCACATAACAGAGAATCTAACCACTCGAGACAAGAGATCAATGCTGATTATATATATCCGGCATCAGTTAACTCAAAGCCACAATTACGTGATCTTTTCAGCAACTGTGAATCATCTACCAGCTATGGTAATCACGAGCCTTCATCTACTGTCGCTAATGGGACGGCTGATGAGGAATGGCGCAGATTTTCACGGATTCAGAGGAAGAAGGATTTTGTTCATTATGACAGGGTTGATGGGAAAAGGCTCAATGTGGTTCAAGGATTGGAGCTTCATACTGGGGTTTTCAATGCTCAAGAACAAAAGAAAATCGTTGAAAGTGTGTACAAGTTCCAGAGGATGGGACAAAAAGGCGAGCTTATGG CACGTACTTACTCTGAACCACACAAATGGATGCGTGGGAAAGGACGTGTAACCATTCAATTTGGTTGCTGTTACAATTATGCAGCG GACAAGGATGGGAATCCTCCGGGTATAATAAGGGATGAAGAAGTGGATCCCATGCCTTCCATATTCAAAGAGATGATTACCAGGATGGTAAAGTGGCATGTCCTACCTCCTACATGTGTCCCCAACAGTTGCATAGTGAATATTTATGATGAAGGCGATTGCATCCCTCCTCACATCGATCACCATGATTTTCTCCGCCCATTTTGCACCGTCTCTTTCTTGACTGAGTGTAATATTCTCTTTGGTTCAAATCTTAAGATCTTAAGCCCTGGAGAGTTCTCTGGTCCTGTTTCCATCCCTCTTCCTGTCGG ATCCGTACTTGTTCTTAAAGGTAATGGAGCAGATGTCGCTAAACACTGTGTTCCTGCTGTCCCCGCAAAAAG GATTTCCGTCACATTTAGGAAGATGGATGATAGCAAAATCCCATACCAATTCTCTCCAGATCCTGATTTGCTGAACTTGAAGCCTCTTGTTCGATCTACTTTGCCCAAAGCAGGCATGGCACACCGAAATCAACATGAAGAAATCAAAATCAATGGCGAagcaaataaatcaaataaatcgGAATTAGCTAGTAAATCAAATGCAAAAGCAACAGTTAGCCACTCATTCATCCTCGAAACAAACGACTTCCCCCCACTCGGTGCCATGAAATCGAGAAAATATTAA
- the LOC130802377 gene encoding pentatricopeptide repeat-containing protein At5g08510-like, producing the protein MTFLTLNTVAYPPISWFSQPPEQNPSFQYSNITFPIPKFKSIRNSLSSDQLVNNVSMDSTTYYASVLDSCASSILGKSLHAHALKSGFYGHEFVETKILQVYARCKCLYDARLMFDKMRKRNLHSWLAIISVYVEYDLFDDAFSVLLDLLYDDVRLDFFVFPVVLKICVGFQDVGFGRQIHGFVIKGMFILNVYVGNCLIDMYGKCGHLGDAKKVFCSMVERDSVSWNSLLSACALNGMVNEAFENLDKMSRSEDSIPNVISWSAVINGFAQNGYANEAIELLMRMQAVGVEPNAQTITGLLPAFAKLQTRKLAKGIHAYITRHGFMINPIVVNGLIDVYRRCNDTESAWRLFLRFAVKNLVSFNTIIVGFCENGDISKAKDLLNQSEIHGVKRDITTWNAMLSGYVDKLLFEEALNLFKEMQMVEGIEVDSYTLGSALSACSSRDSLRQGKEVHCQAIIKGLSSNPFVAEALMEMYFKTHDLNAAQKAFEEVIDRDINTWNTLISGYAWCNQMDVLPIFLERMRRDDCEPNIYTWNGIISGHIENGHYEVALQLLLEMQSTKLKPDAYTLGLILPACSRLATIERGKQVHGYSVRCGYDSDVYIGAALVDMYSKCGSINGAIRTNRRISKPNLISQNAMLTAYAMHGLGEEGISLFYTILSNGFAPDEVTFLSVLSACVHAGKVEIGHKIFNSMDYYNVKPSLKHYTCMIDLLSRSGKTTEAFELIRKMPMEPDSVTWGALLGGCAVSGDVKLGEMAAKKLLELEPNNTANFVLLANMYALAGRWNDLSRIRKIITERRMRKSAGCSWVEDGNDVHVFTVSDTSHRRTEEIYTMLMNLTTQMKTWMYIAVL; encoded by the coding sequence ATGACATTCTTAACGTTAAATACAGTTGCTTACCCGCCAATTTCATGGTTTTCACAGCCACCTGAGCAGAACCCAAGTTTTCAGTACTCAAATATAACCTTTCCCATCCCAAAATTCAAGTCAATTCGTAATTCCCTTTCTTCTGATCAATTAGTCAACAATGTATCAATGGATTCCACCACTTATTATGCGTCGGTTCTTGACTCTTGTGCATCCTCAATTCTGGGCAAATCCCTTCACGCGCATGCCCTCAAATCCGGGTTTTATGGGCATGAATTTGTTGAGACTAAAATACTACAAGTGTATGCTAGGTGCAAGTGTTTATATGATGCACGTTTGATGTTTGATAAAATGCGCAAGAGAAATTTACATTCTTGGTTAGCAATAATTAGTGTTTATGTAGAATATGACTTGTTTGATGATGCTTTTTCAGTTTTATTAGACTTGTTGTATGATGATGTGAGGTTGGATTTCTTTGTTTTCCCTGTTGTTTTAAAGATTTGTGTTGGGTTTCAGGATGTTGGGTTTGGGAGGCAGATTCATGGGTTTGTGATAAAGGGGatgtttattttaaatgtttatgtGGGGAATTGTTTGATTGATATGTATGGGAAATGTGGACATTTGGGTGATGCCAAAAAGGTTTTTTGTTCAATGGTCGAGAGAGATTCTGTTTCGTGGAATTCTCTTCTTTCAGCTTGTGCTTTGAATGGCATGGTTAATGAGGCATTCGAGAACTTGGATAAGATGTCGAGATCAGAAGATTCTATTCCGAATGTGATTTCTTGGAGTGCCGTTATTAATGGTTTTGCACAAAATGGGTATGCAAATGAAGCTATTGAGTTGCTTATGAGAATGCAAGCAGTAGGGGTGGAACCAAATGCACAAACAATTACCGGTCTTTTACCTGCTTTCGCTAAGCTGCAGACACGAAAGCTTGCTAAGGGAATTCATGCTTATATCACAAGACACGGGTTTATGATCAACCCCATTGTAGTGAATGGACTAATCGATGTGTACCGGAGGTGTAATGATACGGAAAGTGCTTGGAGATTGTTTTTGAGGTTTGCTGTGAAGAATTTAGTATCCTTCAATACCATAATTGTTGGATTTTGTGAAAATGGTGATATTTCAAAAGCGAAAGATCTTCTTAATCAATCAGAAATTCATGGGGTTAAGAGGGATATTACAACATGGAATGCAATGCTTTCTGGGTACGTAGACAAACTCCTTTTTGAAGAAGCATTAAACTTATTCAAGGAGATGCAAATGGTAGAAGGGATTGAAGTGGACTCATATACCCTAGGAAGTGCTCTTTCTGCTTGTTCGAGCCGGGATTCTCTGAGACAAGGAAAGGAGGTACATTGCCAAGCCATAATCAAGGGTCTGAGCTCTAATCCTTTCGTGGCAGAAGCCTTAATGGAAATGTACTTTAAAACCCACGATCTGAACGCTGCTCAAAAAGCGTTTGAAGAAGTTATTGATAGAGATATTAACACATGGAATACGCTGATCTCAGGCTATGCTTGGTGCAATCAGATGGATGTCCTTCCGATTTTCCTAGAAAGAATGAGAAGGGATGATTGTGAGCCGAATATATATACATGGAACGGAATTATTTCTGGTCACATAGAAAACGGGCACTATGAAGTTGCTTTACAGTTGCTTTTGGAGATGCAGAGTACCAAATTGAAGCCTGATGCCTATACACTGGGATTAATATTGCCTGCCTGTTCTAGATTAGCTACAATTGAACGAGGCAAGCAGGTTCACGGGTATTCAGTTCGATGTGGATATGATTCGGATGTCTATATTGGAGCAGCCCTTGTAGACATGTATTCGAAATGTGGGAGCATAAACGGCGCAATAAGGACTAATAGAAGAATATCAAAGCCTAATCTAATTTCCCAAAACGCTATGCTTACCGCCTATGCTATGCATGGCCTTGGTGAGGAAGGTATATCTCTTTTCTATACAATCCTTTCCAATGGTTTTGCACCGGATGAAGTCACCTTTTTATCAGTTCTCTCTGCTTGTGTTCATGCCGGAAAAGTAGAGATTGGTCATAAGATCTTCAACTCGATGGATTATTATAATGTAAAACCTTCGCTAAAACATTACACATGTATGATCGACCTGCTAAGTAGATCCGGTAAAACAACAGAAGCTTTTGAGCTGATAAGAAAAATGCCGATGGAACCAGATTCTGTGACCTGGGGTGCTTTGCTTGGCGGTTGTGCTGTTTCAGGTGACGTAAAGCTTGGAGAAATGGCAGCCAAAAAGCTTCTAGAATTGGAACCAAATAATACTGCTAATTTTGTACTATTGGCGAATATGTATGCCCTTGCAGGACGATGGAATGACTTATCAAGAATAAGAAAGATCATTACAGAGAGAAGGATGCGAAAGAGCGCTGGATGTAGTTGGGTTGAGGATGGGAATGATGTTCATGTGTTTACTGTGAGTGATACGTCTCATAGGAGAACGGAGGAGATATATACGATGTTGATGAATTTAACCACGCAGATGAAAACATGGATGTATATTGCAGTATTATGA
- the LOC130802361 gene encoding uncharacterized protein LOC130802361: protein MNLKPIPLPQPSVKTESPMTQSESSSPSPLASAAMAAVEELVDSLNQRKMYREVTLALRSGLRDARAEFSFLRVRGLRCLLKFLRSVAGSDSTIRLFCLTQSLPDLQVVPVLFQHSLKDTEEDIVTSLDHIFTVEPMKLTSPSTDTEVAVALRVLEGCCLIHRQSTILAHQHKAIPVLMNILSSRSVLEQGACLDALIALMLDSTANQLDFETCNGIEEVAAIIRDKQVDENLRMKCGEFLLLLIGHVDARDMQPMATVHEDIRRLLGEKSASLIWAASQFGSTLDPEERMTALHIQARRVLESLDLFGV, encoded by the exons ATGAATTTGAAACCAATCCCGTTACCACAACCATCGGTGAAGACGGAATCGCCGATGACTCAATCCGAGTCATCGTCACCATCTCCGCTTGCATCAGCGGCAATGGCGGCCGTGGAAGAGCTAGTAGATTCACTAAACCAGCGTAAAATGTACAGAGAAGTAACTCTGGCTCTTCGATCTGGACTCAGAGATGCCCGAGCTGAGTTCTCTTTCCTCCGAGTTCGTGGTCTCCGTTGCCTCCTCAAATTCCTCCGCTCTGTCGCTGGTTCTGACTCCACAATTCGTCTCTTTTGCCTTACTCAATCTCTCCCTGATCTTCAag TGGTTCCTGTTCTGTTTCAACATTCACTTAAAGATACCGAGGAAGATATAGTGACTAGTTTAGATCATATATTCACTGTTGAGCCTATGAAATTAACAAGCCCTTCAACTGATACTGAAGTCGCAGTTGCACTACGTGTTTTGGAAGGATGCTGCCTGATTCACAGACAAAGTACAATTTTGGCTCACCAACACAAGGCGATTCCG GTATTGATGAACATACTGTCTAGTAGAAGTGTTTTAGAGCAAGGTGCCTGCTTGGATGCATTGATTGCTTTGATGTTAGATTCAACTGCCAATCAATTG GATTTTGAGACCTGTAATGGCATTGAGGAAGTTGCTGCAATCATTAGAGACAAACAAGTTGATGAGAATCTTAG GATGAAATGTGGAGAATTTTTGTTATTACTCATTGGACATGTGGATGCTAGAGATATGCAACCCATGGCAACAGTGCATGAAGACATACGTCGACTTTTGGGGGAGAAATCTGCTTCTTTAATATGGGCAGCTAGTCAATTTGGCTCAACTCTTGATCCAGAGGAGAGGATGACTGCTTTGCACATCCAAGCTCGTAGAGTTTTGGAGTCACTTGATCTCTTTGGAGTATAG
- the LOC130805438 gene encoding F-box/kelch-repeat protein At3g06240-like, whose amino-acid sequence MASQSSAHLCVDQSKKLPTTPPSEYDEFIEQTHQLGPCQSSILVLIASHARLLLTNLESLESDPSFNWLPLPDPYKSHPNRYTCTVGCCNRLVCISEIVNTRFVLVNPSIASASFGFGYDACNDDYKIVGVMEYYEGKIIRDVAVYSLRKNSWRVVETTKSSKKSAHTMENQNGILLDNHLLHWIVRQSSDNHRRILCFDLQNEKWVPDDISVPVNFKDDGYETRYHYKLAVLQGYLCVLIAKSRHHDYETVDLWAMKEYGVAESWVTLLSLSHQRVARIRNIYPLCYREDSAQEILVCKVDKFDNNTAKFVWYKTSDEQFEREVELDCDVTFNLVDAHVCLGSM is encoded by the exons ATGGCAAGCCAAAGTTCAGCCCACCTTTGTGTTGATCAATCTAAAAAACTTCCTACAACACCACCTTCAGAATACGACGAATTCATCGAGCAGACTCATCAGCTTGGTCCATGCCAATCCTCCATTCTCGTACTCATCGCGAGCCATGCTAGGCTCCTACTTACGAACTTAGAGTCACTCGAATCAGACCCTTCTTTCAACTGGCTCCCTTTACCCGATCCCTATAAATCGCACCCTAACAGATATACGTGCACAGTTGGTTGCTGCAACAGACTGGTCTGCATCAGTGAGATCGTTAACACTAGATttgtactcgtaaatccatctATCG CATCAGCCAGCTTTGGTTTCGGTTATGATGCTTGCAATGATGATTACAAAATTGTTGGAGTCATGGAATATTAcgaaggaaaaattattaggGACGTTGCGGTTTACAGTCTGAGGAAAAATTCTTGGAGAGTGGTTGAGACTACTAAATCCTCGAAGAAATCTGCACATACAATGGAAAATCAGAATGGAATCCTTCTAGATAACCATTTACTTCATTGGATTGTCAGACAGTCTTCTGATAATCATCGTAGGATTCTCTGTTTCGATCTTCAGAACGAAAAATGGGTTCCTGATGATATATCTGTTCCTGTTAACTTTAAAGATGATGGCTATGAAACAAGATATCATTACAAGCTTGCAGTGCTGCAGGGATACTTATGTGTCTTGATTGCTAAAAGCCGTCATCATGATTATGAAACGGTCGATCTATGGGCGATGAAGGAATATGGTGTGGCTGAGTCTTGGGTGACTTTGCTGAGTCTGTCGCATCAGCGTGTTGCCAGGATTCGGAATATATACCCTTTGTGTTATCGCGAAGACTCAGCCCAGGAGATTTTAGTATGTAAAGTTgataaatttgataataatacgGCCAAGTTTGTTTGGTATAAAACTAGTGATGAGCAGTTTGAAAGAGAGGTTGAGCTTGATTGTGATGTAACCTTCAACCTTGTGGATGCTCATGTGTGCCTTGGAAGCATGTGA